A window of the Sporosarcina sp. FSL K6-2383 genome harbors these coding sequences:
- a CDS encoding IS3 family transposase (programmed frameshift) has product MGKNVYSSEVKWAVVKDKLSGELTNKQIMEKHGIKNDSQIKTWMKWYRSNEIYRFDQPIGKQYTFGHGPDFSSEEDKRERQFSHLKMENEILKKVHGNRKGVKKEIVLQIVEKSKKKYTIKAILSALGVPRANYYRWCLQGIDKSLSVEEEAIMELCKSTKYRNGHRKIKAMLKQKYHIELHRNTVQTLMQKHNLQCRIKPKRKWKSQGESIIIAPNLLKRDFTASEPNKKWVTDITYIQYGSTTKYLSTIMDLFNNEIVAYKLYDHQQTPLVIDTLKEALAIRNHPEGVIVHSDQGSLYTSYAYQACIKDNDLVSSMSRRGNCWDNAVIESFHSNLKSEEFQYVKFNSLRNQDVFERVITYLNYYNEERIQEKLGYLTPIKYGVKAA; this is encoded by the exons GTGGGCAAAAACGTATATTCAAGCGAAGTTAAATGGGCAGTTGTTAAGGATAAATTAAGTGGTGAATTGACGAACAAGCAGATTATGGAGAAGCACGGAATTAAAAATGATTCACAGATTAAGACTTGGATGAAATGGTACCGTTCGAATGAAATCTATCGATTTGATCAGCCGATTGGTAAACAATACACTTTTGGTCACGGTCCTGATTTCTCCAGCGAAGAGGACAAACGAGAACGTCAATTTTCTCATTTAAAGATGGAGAATGAAATTCTAA AAAAAGTACATGGAAATCGAAAGGGAGTTAAAAAAGAAATAGTTCTACAGATTGTAGAGAAATCTAAAAAGAAGTATACGATTAAGGCTATCTTGTCCGCGCTAGGAGTACCACGGGCGAACTATTATAGGTGGTGTCTTCAAGGCATCGATAAGTCGCTTTCAGTAGAAGAGGAAGCGATTATGGAACTATGTAAGAGCACTAAATATCGGAATGGACATAGAAAAATAAAGGCAATGTTAAAACAGAAATATCACATTGAATTGCATCGCAACACCGTTCAGACTCTAATGCAAAAGCATAACTTGCAGTGTCGTATTAAGCCAAAACGGAAGTGGAAATCTCAAGGAGAAAGTATCATAATTGCCCCTAATCTTCTTAAGCGTGATTTCACCGCTAGCGAACCCAACAAAAAATGGGTAACAGACATCACATATATCCAATATGGCAGTACAACAAAATATCTTTCGACCATTATGGATTTATTCAATAATGAAATTGTCGCTTACAAATTATACGATCATCAACAGACACCACTCGTAATTGACACGTTAAAGGAGGCACTGGCTATTCGTAATCACCCCGAAGGTGTGATTGTGCATTCAGACCAAGGAAGTCTTTACACGTCTTATGCGTATCAGGCCTGCATTAAGGATAACGACCTTGTCAGCAGCATGTCGCGTAGGGGAAACTGTTGGGATAATGCGGTGATTGAATCTTTTCATTCGAACTTGAAGTCTGAGGAATTTCAATATGTTAAATTTAATTCGTTACGCAACCAAGATGTATTTGAGCGGGTTATTACTTATTTAAATTATTATAATGAAGAACGTATCCAAGAAAAATTAGGCTACCTAACACCCATAAAATATGGTGTCAAAGCAGCCTAA
- a CDS encoding DUF5412 family protein: protein MRKILKITLKILGIMLLCLIGIIVLFFLTIHSLFAGACANEVLSANDSPNGTYTAYVFTRDCGATTSVSYQLSILKKDQILKNKNGNTFVSEKEFDVEWTDDRQLTVYPTSAKTIKMKNKRGKVSIVYPTK from the coding sequence ATGCGTAAAATACTAAAAATAACCTTGAAAATTTTGGGAATTATGCTGCTTTGCCTCATTGGAATAATTGTTTTATTCTTTTTAACTATTCATTCCCTTTTTGCTGGTGCTTGCGCCAATGAAGTACTGTCTGCAAACGATTCACCAAACGGAACGTATACAGCATATGTGTTTACAAGAGACTGTGGTGCGACGACTTCTGTTTCTTATCAGCTTTCCATATTAAAGAAAGACCAAATCCTTAAAAATAAAAATGGCAATACATTTGTCTCGGAAAAGGAATTTGACGTGGAGTGGACAGATGATAGACAGTTAACAGTCTATCCAACTTCGGCAAAAACGATTAAAATGAAAAACAAGAGAGGTAAGGTGAGCATCGTGTATCCAACAAAATGA
- a CDS encoding TIGR02206 family membrane protein: MTSSFVMFSVAHIAVIAVLLLAMVVVFIFRKKGTVPRKYERLFALSLLAMEVLYHVWMMVTDRWTLASSLPLELCSISLLVTIVLLWTGNRHLIDFVFFAGIGGAIQAMLTPVLDLGFPHFRYFHFFYTHIGIILTALYFTWMKGYRPTFKGVVKTMLALNLLLPLLFVVNYLFQGNYMFLREKPYNGSLLDFLGPYPWYILSLEGVAFIMFTGLWLGFRKWRTRSEG; the protein is encoded by the coding sequence ATGACAAGCTCTTTCGTTATGTTTTCAGTAGCTCATATCGCAGTAATCGCTGTGCTGCTTCTAGCAATGGTAGTAGTATTTATCTTCAGAAAAAAAGGGACAGTGCCACGGAAGTATGAACGTCTTTTTGCACTGTCTTTATTGGCAATGGAAGTTTTGTATCATGTTTGGATGATGGTGACCGATAGATGGACGCTCGCCAGCTCGTTGCCACTAGAATTATGTAGCATTAGCTTACTCGTCACCATTGTTCTTTTGTGGACGGGGAATAGGCACCTCATTGATTTTGTCTTTTTTGCGGGCATTGGCGGTGCTATTCAAGCAATGCTAACCCCGGTATTAGATCTCGGATTTCCTCATTTCAGGTATTTTCACTTCTTTTATACGCATATCGGCATTATTCTAACGGCACTGTATTTCACATGGATGAAAGGCTATAGGCCCACTTTTAAAGGCGTTGTGAAGACGATGCTTGCTTTAAATTTGCTGCTGCCACTACTATTTGTGGTCAATTACCTGTTTCAAGGAAATTATATGTTTTTACGAGAGAAGCCTTACAATGGAAGTTTACTAGACTTTTTAGGACCTTACCCGTGGTATATTCTATCACTTGAAGGTGTTGCATTTATCATGTTTACTGGCCTATGGTTGGGATTCAGGAAATGGAGAACTAGGTCTGAAGGCTGA
- a CDS encoding EcsC family protein: MIDYIAKVEDELVFWKQKMTRRSGPIGRASKKAQGKVNGLIPEKVHNVITESIKNMVKATLVGSNLTTKKKQVTSLSLYERDELFKEKLTNFRKTAVIEGAGTGAGGIMLGLADFPLLLSIKMKFLFEAAAVYGFDTNEYEERLFILHIFHLAFSSEETRKETLPIIENWEQQKHLIADMDWQDFQQEYRDHIDLVKMFQLIPGFGAIVGAFANYNLLDQLGEVAMNSYRLRLLNERRDSVDDFQK; the protein is encoded by the coding sequence ATGATAGATTATATCGCGAAGGTAGAAGATGAGTTAGTTTTTTGGAAGCAGAAAATGACCAGACGATCTGGTCCCATAGGTCGTGCCTCTAAAAAAGCACAAGGAAAGGTAAATGGCTTGATTCCGGAAAAGGTTCATAACGTCATAACGGAGAGCATAAAAAACATGGTGAAAGCAACGCTGGTTGGATCGAATCTGACAACTAAGAAGAAGCAAGTAACGAGCTTAAGTTTGTATGAGCGTGATGAGCTTTTTAAAGAAAAATTGACGAATTTCCGTAAAACAGCTGTCATTGAGGGCGCCGGAACCGGAGCCGGCGGGATTATGCTTGGTTTGGCTGATTTTCCCTTGCTATTATCCATTAAAATGAAGTTTCTCTTTGAAGCGGCTGCAGTTTATGGCTTTGATACCAATGAATACGAGGAACGCCTCTTCATCCTGCATATTTTCCATCTCGCTTTTTCAAGTGAGGAAACACGAAAAGAAACACTGCCAATCATTGAAAACTGGGAACAACAAAAGCACTTGATTGCTGATATGGATTGGCAGGACTTTCAGCAGGAATACCGGGACCATATTGATTTGGTGAAGATGTTCCAATTAATACCTGGCTTCGGGGCAATCGTTGGTGCGTTTGCCAATTATAATTTGCTCGACCAACTTGGTGAAGTAGCGATGAATTCGTATCGACTTCGCCTATTAAATGAAAGGCGGGATAGTGTTGATGATTTTCAAAAATAA